The Sphingomonas alpina genome has a segment encoding these proteins:
- a CDS encoding methylated-DNA--[protein]-cysteine S-methyltransferase, which produces MTYSYKIIPSPVGLLKLIASDTGLAAILWENDDPNRVRLGPLAEQPDNPILAETERQLAAYFAGKLNAFTVPLDFKGTDFQKSVWVALLTIPFGETRSYAEIARQIGKPTAFRAVGAANGKNPISIIAPCHRVIGSGGALTGFAGGLAAKELLLDLEGAHRAA; this is translated from the coding sequence ATGACCTATTCGTACAAGATCATCCCATCGCCGGTCGGCCTGCTCAAGCTGATCGCCAGCGACACGGGCCTGGCAGCGATCCTGTGGGAGAATGATGATCCGAACCGGGTCCGGCTCGGGCCGCTCGCCGAACAGCCCGACAATCCCATCCTCGCCGAAACCGAACGCCAGCTTGCCGCCTATTTCGCGGGAAAGCTCAATGCCTTCACCGTGCCACTCGATTTCAAGGGCACCGATTTTCAGAAAAGCGTCTGGGTCGCTTTGCTGACAATCCCGTTCGGTGAGACCCGCAGCTATGCCGAGATCGCGCGACAGATCGGCAAGCCGACCGCATTTCGCGCAGTGGGCGCGGCGAACGGTAAGAATCCGATCTCGATCATTGCACCATGTCACCGCGTGATCGGATCTGGCGGTGCGCTGACCGGCTTTGCCGGTGGTCTCGCGGCAAAGGAGCTGCTGTTAGACCTGGAGGGCGCGCACCGCGCCGCATAA
- a CDS encoding GFA family protein, whose amino-acid sequence MTTTYHGSCHCGRVAFEVDVDLAGSSKCNCRYCWKQRNWNVTGLKPDQFRLVQGEEHLGDYARSGEGFETHHRFCLQCGTATHGHGRIDAMGGDFVGVRVAALDDLPIDDLMATPITYCDGLNDNWWNPPADIRHL is encoded by the coding sequence ATGACGACAACCTATCATGGCAGCTGCCATTGCGGCCGCGTTGCGTTCGAAGTGGACGTCGATCTCGCGGGCAGCAGCAAATGCAATTGCCGTTACTGCTGGAAACAACGCAACTGGAATGTCACCGGCCTGAAGCCCGACCAGTTCCGCCTGGTACAGGGCGAGGAGCATCTCGGAGATTATGCCCGGTCCGGCGAGGGATTCGAGACGCATCACCGCTTCTGCCTGCAGTGCGGCACGGCGACGCACGGACATGGCCGGATCGATGCGATGGGCGGTGATTTCGTCGGCGTTCGCGTTGCCGCACTTGACGATCTGCCGATCGACGATCTGATGGCGACCCCGATCACCTATTGCGACGGGCTGAACGACAATTGGTGGAATCCGCCGGCGGATATACGGCATCTATGA